A genome region from Nitrospira sp. includes the following:
- a CDS encoding DEAD/DEAH box helicase, which yields MTTHELEQLLMQQPVSLLHRLARGRISRHFRSGKRKLVELLLQASAENRPGLESDLAALIEEQAHRQQATPVETPPKPKGPTRPATSPISARPHRADDHGHHEPPVSLHEWLSGIGIPQAQPFVPDPWQVEALARLAETDVVVSVPTGSGKTYVAIEATKRAMQENRTVIYTSPLKALSNTKFTEFSRLFGPGQVGILTGDRREHAQAPLLIMTTEILRNLLYDAAGGEIDVRLDTLGLVIMDESQYLADPERGVVWEETLIFCPSQARLLLLSASIGNPQDIADWLTAIRPNPCALIRHTKRSVPLRAGYLHPNEKLTPLFRTAGIPYGQPHLLHPEAKRLFTEYEEETGPSRSR from the coding sequence ATGACCACGCACGAGCTCGAACAACTCTTGATGCAACAACCGGTCTCCCTCCTGCACCGATTGGCACGGGGACGCATCAGTCGGCATTTTCGTTCTGGCAAACGTAAGCTCGTCGAGCTGCTCCTCCAGGCTTCGGCTGAAAATCGCCCCGGACTGGAATCCGATCTGGCCGCCCTCATCGAGGAACAAGCACACCGCCAACAGGCGACGCCCGTTGAGACACCGCCAAAACCGAAGGGGCCCACAAGACCAGCCACATCCCCCATCTCAGCACGCCCGCATCGGGCGGATGACCATGGTCACCATGAGCCGCCGGTCTCGCTGCATGAATGGTTATCGGGCATCGGTATCCCGCAGGCACAGCCGTTTGTGCCGGATCCCTGGCAGGTAGAGGCGCTGGCGCGACTGGCCGAAACCGACGTGGTGGTGAGCGTCCCCACCGGCAGCGGAAAAACGTATGTCGCGATCGAGGCGACGAAGCGGGCGATGCAGGAGAATCGCACCGTTATTTACACGTCTCCCCTCAAAGCCCTCTCCAATACGAAATTCACCGAGTTCTCACGATTGTTCGGTCCGGGCCAAGTCGGGATCCTCACCGGAGACCGCCGCGAACATGCCCAGGCTCCCCTGCTCATCATGACTACGGAGATTTTGCGGAATCTCCTCTACGATGCCGCGGGAGGCGAAATCGACGTCCGCCTTGATACCTTGGGACTGGTGATCATGGATGAATCTCAATACCTCGCCGATCCGGAACGCGGGGTGGTGTGGGAGGAAACCTTGATTTTCTGTCCATCGCAGGCGCGCCTGCTGCTGCTATCCGCCTCAATCGGCAATCCGCAAGATATCGCGGATTGGCTGACCGCCATCCGGCCGAATCCCTGCGCGCTCATCCGCCATACCAAGCGATCGGTCCCCCTCCGGGCCGGCTACCTCCATCCGAACGAAAAGTTGACGCCCCTCTTCCGGACTGCCGGAATCCCCTACGGACAACCCCACCTGCTGCATCCGGAAGCCAAGCGACTCTTTACGGAATACGAAGAAGAAACCGGTCCATCTCGATCACGCTGA
- a CDS encoding Na-translocating system protein MpsC family protein — MAQFRNQADIEYAVMLAILNFHTEFMKSNYAHVQVRIADDVIDATLIRHSIIPAEARLAQTEDGRALLRRVHEAMFLSCQDVLKARIEPVVGKRVRAMVTSLDPVSGRITIVISLQTGLAPTTPERTSDDREQADVQRSAPVANRTV, encoded by the coding sequence ATGGCGCAGTTCCGGAATCAGGCGGATATTGAATATGCCGTGATGCTCGCGATCTTGAACTTTCACACCGAGTTCATGAAGTCGAACTATGCGCATGTTCAGGTGCGGATCGCCGACGATGTCATTGATGCCACGCTCATCAGGCACAGCATCATCCCCGCCGAGGCACGGTTGGCTCAAACAGAGGATGGCCGAGCGTTACTTCGTCGTGTCCATGAGGCCATGTTTCTCTCCTGTCAGGATGTACTCAAGGCGCGGATTGAGCCGGTGGTTGGGAAGCGAGTGCGTGCGATGGTGACGAGTTTGGATCCCGTCTCCGGGCGAATCACCATTGTGATCAGTCTCCAAACCGGTCTCGCTCCGACCACGCCGGAACGGACTTCAGACGATCGGGAGCAGGCGGACGTACAGCGCTCAGCTCCGGTGGCGAATCGGACTGTGTGA
- a CDS encoding DUF2309 domain-containing protein, which yields MVVKTRTFTDAERMELRSHVELAGEAISSYWPMRTFIHHNPLHGLEELPFDQAVKRGEQLLGGKGYLPDALYRRFFEQGRICPEDLTQVLAPLASERRVLFAGREVSHQDVLRLSMVHGLGEALPSQADRSVSAEGNPDELTSWLATVVGQARTGQAEALIPRAPVEVLSHETLSTWCDRTLGTSLVSDINEQMIKWCSAFLDEGEASWTMPDRQLTFYRAWKRLVRYDASLRLLGVADVAPKIDALGDRPEEAVLDSLAVMGIPKSAWESYFALHLSALPGWTGYIKWRSEEQHHPWQARYPVDLVKYLAVRLFYEREFVALHCRRLLGIPGHYDAIRASIEQAPYAHWLRRQLMEEGLPPSFAAQARDWSRLHRTATPDEWNGIGKQLYEQTAGWRASETVKHDVRRLLALSTAMGADPEQIRETALSDVSTVLNWLDGFPAGQQSQRWLEAFEARHRRDVVRQLRGVATQLRESDERVASSGSSRPLAQLVFCIDIRSEVLRRHLEQRGGYETLGVAGFFGIPVKYQAFGEEHPVTHSPVLLKPKNHIREIPRSYHGAAASRHRLFSRLNKAGHELLHDLKENVITPYVMVEALGWFFSVPFFGKTLCPLWYHRVTSWVKRLWLPPLATTLTIDKLTREEAEEMVAAEQRAAIRASLRQEFPALGSAITPALIETIRLRALENQNEQSREVVASALGIASSAADALNERLRRELALTPRGMSTRLQRITLHGFSVAEQAYGVEAALRLMGFTSGFSRLVVMCSHGSTSDNNPYESALDCGACGGNSGLPNARAFAAMANNQAVRKVLESRGLKIPGDTHFVAALHDTTRNDVRIVDLEDVPPTHRKDLVRLLEDLKEAGTQAALERGMALERPAATASRRDPQQRAYRRSVDWAQVRPEWGLSKNNLLIIGRRELTRPLDLQGRSFLHSYDYRQDASGKLLETIMTAPLIVAQWINMEHYFSAVDNEVYGSGSKVYHNIVGRVGVMSGATSDLRLGLPAQTVLDGPVPYHEPMRLLAVIEAPRVRVESVIAKHPGLERLFQNEWVSLVVCEPNEAAFYHYDIMRGWQSVSEELEMHPDIRGHSDGHPAAESGVRPEAGGVVRERAE from the coding sequence ATGGTGGTTAAAACACGCACCTTCACAGATGCCGAGCGGATGGAGTTGCGTTCCCATGTGGAGTTGGCCGGGGAGGCGATTTCATCCTACTGGCCCATGCGCACGTTTATTCACCACAATCCTCTACATGGGTTGGAAGAGCTTCCGTTCGATCAAGCGGTGAAGCGCGGTGAACAACTGCTTGGAGGAAAAGGCTATTTGCCCGACGCCTTGTATCGCCGCTTCTTCGAACAGGGTCGAATTTGTCCGGAGGACCTCACTCAGGTGCTCGCCCCGCTGGCCAGCGAGCGGCGGGTCCTGTTCGCGGGGCGTGAGGTGTCCCATCAGGACGTGCTCCGGCTTTCGATGGTGCATGGGCTGGGTGAGGCGCTGCCGTCGCAGGCCGATCGCTCTGTTTCGGCGGAGGGCAACCCGGATGAGCTGACCTCGTGGCTTGCCACTGTAGTGGGGCAGGCGAGAACCGGCCAGGCGGAGGCGTTGATTCCTCGGGCGCCCGTCGAGGTGTTGTCTCACGAGACCCTCTCGACCTGGTGCGATCGCACGCTGGGGACATCGCTGGTGTCGGATATCAACGAGCAGATGATCAAATGGTGCAGCGCATTTCTGGATGAAGGGGAAGCATCCTGGACCATGCCGGATCGGCAGCTTACGTTTTATCGCGCCTGGAAACGTCTGGTACGGTATGACGCCAGCCTGCGGTTACTAGGTGTGGCGGACGTTGCACCGAAGATTGATGCATTGGGCGACCGGCCGGAAGAAGCCGTACTCGACAGTCTGGCCGTGATGGGCATTCCGAAGTCCGCTTGGGAGTCGTATTTTGCCTTGCATCTGTCCGCCCTCCCCGGATGGACTGGGTATATCAAGTGGCGGTCTGAGGAGCAGCATCATCCCTGGCAGGCGCGGTATCCGGTCGATCTGGTGAAATACCTGGCGGTTCGGTTGTTTTATGAGCGCGAATTCGTGGCGTTGCACTGTCGCCGGTTGCTGGGCATCCCCGGCCACTATGATGCCATTCGGGCCTCTATCGAGCAGGCTCCCTACGCCCACTGGCTCCGACGTCAATTGATGGAGGAAGGGTTGCCCCCTTCATTTGCCGCCCAGGCGCGGGACTGGAGCCGGCTTCATCGGACTGCTACGCCCGACGAGTGGAATGGCATTGGAAAACAGCTCTATGAACAGACCGCCGGGTGGCGCGCCTCAGAAACCGTGAAGCACGATGTCCGACGGCTACTCGCCCTGTCGACCGCGATGGGTGCCGATCCGGAACAGATCAGGGAAACGGCGCTGTCCGATGTGTCGACAGTCTTGAACTGGTTGGATGGATTTCCCGCCGGGCAACAGAGTCAACGGTGGCTGGAAGCGTTTGAAGCCCGTCACCGCCGGGACGTCGTCCGGCAATTGCGCGGGGTCGCGACGCAATTGCGGGAATCTGATGAACGGGTTGCTTCGAGTGGCTCTTCACGTCCCCTGGCGCAACTGGTGTTTTGTATCGATATTCGATCCGAGGTGTTGCGGCGACATCTCGAGCAGCGTGGAGGGTATGAGACGTTGGGGGTGGCGGGATTTTTCGGGATTCCCGTCAAGTACCAGGCGTTCGGCGAAGAACATCCGGTCACGCATTCGCCCGTGCTGTTGAAACCCAAGAACCATATCAGAGAGATCCCGCGAAGTTATCATGGTGCGGCGGCGAGCCGGCACCGCCTGTTCTCGCGCCTCAACAAGGCGGGGCATGAGCTCCTCCACGATCTCAAGGAAAACGTCATTACCCCCTATGTCATGGTCGAAGCGCTGGGGTGGTTTTTCAGTGTTCCCTTCTTCGGCAAGACCCTCTGCCCACTCTGGTATCACCGTGTCACCTCTTGGGTGAAGCGGTTATGGTTGCCGCCGTTGGCGACGACGCTGACGATCGACAAGTTGACCAGAGAAGAGGCGGAGGAAATGGTGGCGGCGGAACAGCGTGCGGCCATCCGCGCTTCGCTCCGGCAAGAGTTTCCTGCGCTCGGCTCCGCGATCACGCCGGCATTGATCGAGACCATCCGTCTCAGGGCGTTGGAGAACCAGAACGAGCAGAGCAGGGAAGTGGTTGCGAGCGCGCTCGGAATTGCTTCCTCCGCAGCGGATGCGTTGAACGAACGATTACGCCGGGAGTTGGCCCTCACACCGCGGGGTATGTCGACTCGTCTGCAGCGCATCACCTTGCATGGGTTTTCTGTCGCGGAACAGGCCTACGGGGTCGAAGCGGCACTCCGTCTCATGGGATTCACGTCCGGTTTTTCGCGGCTGGTGGTGATGTGTTCCCACGGGAGTACTTCGGATAATAATCCGTATGAATCTGCCCTGGATTGCGGCGCCTGCGGCGGCAACAGCGGCCTCCCCAACGCCCGCGCCTTTGCGGCGATGGCCAACAATCAGGCCGTCCGAAAGGTGCTGGAGTCGCGTGGGCTCAAAATCCCAGGCGATACCCATTTTGTCGCGGCATTACATGACACGACCAGGAACGATGTCCGCATCGTAGATCTGGAAGATGTTCCCCCGACGCATCGGAAGGACCTGGTGCGGTTGTTGGAGGATCTCAAGGAAGCGGGGACGCAGGCGGCGTTGGAGCGTGGGATGGCGCTGGAGAGACCGGCGGCGACAGCGAGCCGCCGCGATCCGCAGCAACGGGCGTACCGGCGCAGCGTTGACTGGGCACAGGTTCGCCCTGAGTGGGGCCTGTCGAAGAACAACCTGCTCATCATCGGCCGTCGGGAGCTCACGCGGCCGCTGGATCTCCAGGGCCGGTCATTTCTGCACTCCTACGATTATCGCCAGGATGCCTCGGGGAAACTCCTGGAGACGATCATGACGGCTCCCCTCATCGTGGCTCAATGGATCAATATGGAGCACTATTTCTCCGCCGTCGACAACGAGGTGTACGGCAGCGGGAGCAAGGTCTACCACAATATCGTCGGACGAGTGGGTGTGATGAGTGGAGCGACCAGCGACCTTCGCTTGGGCCTGCCGGCCCAGACCGTCCTGGACGGCCCGGTCCCCTATCATGAGCCGATGCGGTTGCTGGCGGTGATCGAGGCTCCGCGTGTTCGTGTCGAGTCGGTGATTGCGAAACATCCCGGACTCGAACGGTTGTTCCAGAACGAGTGGGTGTCACTGGTGGTGTGTGAGCCGAACGAAGCGGCGTTTTACCATTACGACATCATGCGGGGCTGGCAATCGGTGTCGGAAGAGCTGGAAATGCACCCGGACATTCGAGGGCACTCAGATGGGCACCCTGCTGCCGAGTCGGGCGTCCGACCGGAGGCTGGTGGGGTGGTACGGGAGAGAGCGGAATAA
- a CDS encoding helicase-related protein gives MPPSIHPVDLVATLRQRNLTPAIIFLTSRRACDEAMQSFERSQVTLPKTQQEQIARVLTQVTEQFPSIAEHPLIDTVQRIGVAAHHAGHLPSWKIAVEELMRTGSLDAVFATTTLAAGVDFPARTVVVTQSSIRKARDFTDLTASEIQQLAGRAGRRGKDLVGFAVITPSPYIDLTVLTKGLTGQPEAIHSQFVISYPMVLNLLKAHPREQIQSILAKSFAQFQLNQRTAVLETKLDGLRAEMEPFGPRVCSDWITQWQVFDQARKRKKPRGPAARQESPDVAARLHFLTPGRVVGLIRGRGIILRQYRSKGQHAPMVTLLRDGGSLNECPASIVTQVFDRTFDCEETSAYPWCTPQTLEQLTHHLLDLPPRLPILPILTHQNEEIPLDSSIIQTLGDFACPTCPSRQACQRDFPRASRVRQEIQRHMKSIQALQTSLWHRFQERIDILERFGYLNATAQLTADGEWARLIRIDHSLLITELIRAEAFGAIDPPLLAAVMASIAHDDDRPGSFPRGSAGLVTLLFQVRKLAESLVPHEAPPMLRADVAALTERWVADQTLTWIGLARLTTMAEGDMFRLFARTIEFLSQLKTLKSTHPSLAESAEKAIAAMRRGVLEELP, from the coding sequence ATGCCGCCGTCGATTCATCCGGTTGATCTGGTCGCGACACTCCGCCAAAGAAACCTCACTCCTGCGATTATCTTTCTCACATCGAGACGGGCCTGCGACGAAGCGATGCAGTCGTTCGAGCGCAGCCAGGTCACCCTGCCCAAGACACAACAGGAACAGATTGCCCGCGTCCTGACACAGGTGACCGAACAGTTTCCCAGCATTGCGGAACACCCGCTGATCGACACCGTCCAGCGCATCGGCGTGGCGGCGCATCATGCGGGCCATCTCCCCTCCTGGAAGATCGCCGTCGAAGAACTCATGCGCACAGGGTCTCTGGATGCCGTCTTCGCCACCACCACCCTCGCCGCCGGCGTCGACTTTCCCGCCCGCACAGTGGTCGTGACACAATCCAGCATCCGCAAGGCGCGCGACTTCACCGACTTGACCGCCAGCGAGATCCAGCAGTTGGCCGGCCGGGCCGGTCGCCGCGGCAAAGACCTGGTGGGATTCGCCGTGATCACCCCGTCACCCTATATCGATCTCACCGTTCTGACCAAAGGGCTCACAGGACAACCGGAGGCAATTCACAGTCAATTCGTCATCAGTTACCCGATGGTGCTGAACCTGCTCAAAGCCCACCCGCGCGAACAGATCCAGTCCATTCTCGCGAAAAGCTTCGCCCAGTTTCAGTTGAATCAGCGCACCGCCGTGCTGGAAACCAAACTCGATGGACTGCGCGCTGAAATGGAACCCTTTGGTCCGCGAGTCTGTTCGGACTGGATCACACAGTGGCAAGTGTTTGATCAGGCCCGGAAACGAAAAAAACCTCGTGGCCCGGCGGCCAGGCAGGAATCACCCGATGTCGCCGCACGCCTGCATTTTCTCACGCCCGGACGCGTCGTGGGGCTGATCCGGGGACGCGGTATCATCCTGCGCCAATATCGAAGCAAGGGCCAACATGCGCCGATGGTGACCTTACTGCGGGACGGCGGGTCCCTCAACGAATGCCCCGCCTCGATCGTGACGCAGGTATTCGACCGCACGTTCGACTGCGAAGAAACGTCCGCCTATCCCTGGTGCACTCCGCAAACATTGGAGCAGCTGACGCATCACCTCCTGGATCTACCGCCGCGTCTCCCGATTCTGCCGATTCTGACTCATCAGAACGAAGAGATCCCGCTCGACAGTTCGATCATCCAAACGCTGGGCGACTTCGCCTGCCCCACCTGTCCTTCGCGCCAGGCCTGTCAACGCGATTTCCCCAGGGCCTCCCGGGTTCGCCAGGAAATCCAACGCCACATGAAATCGATTCAAGCGCTGCAGACCAGCTTGTGGCACCGGTTTCAAGAACGCATCGATATCCTTGAGCGCTTCGGTTATCTCAACGCCACGGCCCAACTCACCGCCGACGGCGAGTGGGCGCGATTGATTCGCATCGACCATTCTCTCCTGATCACGGAACTGATCCGGGCCGAGGCCTTCGGCGCCATCGATCCGCCTCTGCTCGCCGCCGTGATGGCCAGCATCGCGCATGACGACGATCGTCCCGGCTCGTTTCCACGCGGCAGCGCCGGCCTCGTCACCCTTCTGTTCCAAGTCCGCAAGCTGGCAGAAAGTCTCGTGCCGCACGAGGCGCCGCCGATGCTCCGTGCCGATGTCGCCGCCCTCACCGAGCGATGGGTGGCGGACCAAACGCTGACCTGGATCGGCCTGGCCCGGCTGACCACGATGGCCGAGGGCGACATGTTCCGCCTGTTCGCACGCACGATCGAATTTCTGTCCCAGCTCAAGACGCTCAAGAGCACCCATCCTTCATTGGCAGAATCGGCGGAAAAAGCCATCGCGGCGATGCGCCGTGGCGTCTTGGAGGAGCTGCCATGA
- a CDS encoding sigma-54 dependent transcriptional regulator: MPWHLLLLEDEASVREAFALRLRDQGYVVQTAGSGEEALGLLRSFEPDVLVADLVMPNLSGLDVLARVKQLSPAMPVIVLTARGTVKDAVEAMRLGAFDFVAKSIDMDDLLHTLRRATEVLTLQRQVQLHSGQDAARYALDRVIANSPVTRSFLTQVQELITNDRVTVLLQGETGTGKQYMGRVIHYNGPRAGKPCVEVDCPSIPRDLFESELFGHEKGSFTGATGRKCGLLEMAEGGTVFFDEIADLPLPLQAKLLRVLEERTIRRVGSASNLAIDVRVMAATNRNLKEAVAKGEFREDLYFRLNVVTLTVPPLRDRREDIIPLAEQFLTRSALALKKPVRTLSESAQALLRGYHLPGNVRELSNLIERAVLFCAGTTLETANFPVDVQGAVSIPATATMAPACAPAGASNSGDVHISFRVGDQSLADLEDQIIEAVLARSGGNKTLAARQLGVTRWMLDRRRKARL, translated from the coding sequence ATGCCCTGGCATCTCTTATTGTTAGAAGATGAGGCTTCGGTTCGGGAGGCGTTCGCATTGCGTTTGCGCGATCAGGGGTACGTGGTGCAGACGGCAGGGTCTGGCGAGGAGGCCTTGGGTCTGCTCCGATCGTTCGAACCGGACGTGCTGGTGGCTGATTTGGTGATGCCGAATCTCTCCGGGTTGGATGTCTTGGCCCGTGTGAAACAGCTGTCGCCGGCCATGCCGGTGATCGTCTTGACGGCGAGAGGCACGGTGAAAGATGCGGTGGAGGCCATGAGGCTGGGGGCATTCGATTTTGTGGCCAAGAGCATCGATATGGACGATCTGCTTCATACGCTGCGCCGGGCGACGGAGGTCTTGACGCTTCAACGCCAGGTGCAGTTGCATAGCGGACAAGATGCCGCACGGTATGCGCTGGATCGTGTGATTGCCAACAGTCCCGTGACCAGGAGTTTCCTCACCCAGGTGCAGGAACTCATCACGAACGACCGCGTGACGGTTCTTCTGCAGGGCGAAACGGGGACAGGCAAGCAATATATGGGGCGTGTGATCCACTACAACGGCCCACGCGCGGGCAAACCCTGTGTGGAAGTGGACTGTCCGTCGATTCCGCGTGACCTTTTCGAGAGCGAGCTGTTCGGGCATGAGAAGGGATCGTTTACAGGGGCGACTGGCAGAAAGTGCGGATTGCTCGAGATGGCCGAAGGCGGGACGGTCTTTTTCGACGAGATTGCCGATCTCCCGCTTCCCCTCCAGGCCAAATTGCTGCGTGTGCTGGAGGAACGTACGATTCGACGGGTCGGTAGCGCGTCAAATCTTGCGATCGATGTGCGGGTGATGGCGGCGACAAATCGGAATTTAAAGGAAGCCGTGGCGAAGGGTGAGTTTCGGGAGGATTTGTACTTCCGACTGAATGTGGTGACGCTGACGGTGCCGCCGCTTCGCGACCGGCGGGAGGACATCATTCCTTTGGCAGAGCAATTTTTGACCCGTTCTGCGCTGGCGCTCAAGAAGCCGGTGCGGACGCTGAGTGAAAGTGCCCAAGCCTTGCTTCGGGGCTACCACCTTCCCGGGAACGTGCGTGAGCTCAGCAATCTCATTGAGCGGGCGGTCCTCTTCTGTGCAGGGACGACGCTGGAGACGGCGAATTTCCCCGTTGATGTTCAGGGGGCTGTTTCAATACCGGCCACGGCCACCATGGCTCCCGCTTGCGCTCCGGCGGGCGCATCGAATTCCGGGGATGTCCATATCAGCTTCCGGGTCGGAGACCAATCGTTGGCTGATCTGGAGGATCAAATCATCGAAGCGGTGCTGGCCCGATCCGGCGGCAACAAAACCTTAGCCGCGAGGCAGTTGGGGGTGACACGTTGGATGTTGGATCGCCGTCGCAAAGCCCGGTTATGA
- a CDS encoding P-II family nitrogen regulator, with the protein MLTLHPMKEIRIVVEGEHLKLVTNLLDRVGATGYTIINNVSGKGHHGFHEGHLLFDDTSSQVIIFTVVPEELIEPILAGLGPLFHKHSGAMFVSDIAVTRRDHFVIP; encoded by the coding sequence ATGCTGACGTTGCATCCGATGAAAGAAATCCGCATCGTGGTCGAGGGAGAGCACCTCAAGTTAGTGACGAATCTGCTCGATCGAGTCGGCGCTACCGGCTATACGATCATCAACAATGTTTCCGGCAAGGGGCATCACGGATTCCATGAAGGTCACCTGCTGTTCGACGACACCAGCAGCCAGGTGATCATTTTCACCGTCGTGCCTGAGGAACTGATTGAGCCGATTCTGGCTGGGCTGGGCCCGCTTTTTCACAAACATTCCGGCGCCATGTTCGTCAGCGACATTGCGGTGACCCGCCGGGATCATTTCGTAATTCCGTAG
- a CDS encoding PAS domain S-box protein, with protein sequence MASSHRSRSKLSRPVRSELAAAEVLAWLSDCIHGGLCFVCHGLLIFENSHFSELVESASPQVGAEEHALRKRLLDDAIAWNLGALGTRKTIEYTLEAQDGRPRYYACRFNVVPYRGDRGVLMVLEDVTERVLLAQDAAHVARFQSALARIGTLAVSGVSAQALMNEAVQETAVALEVELCKILVPRELDGHLYIMAGIGLQRDLIGKLTIEGGTHSQAGYAIRERIPVVVDDFRRETRFSASKLLTEHGAVAGMCVPMLVEDRVYGVMTAHSKRVRTFNQKEQEFLCTMANTIGTVLERRRHEETQMDFYHRLFLSAQDGVMMTDTTGTIVDWNPALERMTGWTREEALGQRPAILKSGKHPPEFYERLWASIRSGHPFVERFVNRRKDGSEFLVWERVSPVKASDGTTQYFMAILTDLSEREQMLEALRHTEQVKLVGQLAGGILHEVRNPLIGLGSLATHLADQASLPQEARDRCRLIAREAARIDELLESHLGQLRPRPFDIAPCDLASVLDDMWTLLRPNLMKNHILVKSSMAPDLPAVDASRAHILQVCLNIAMNAIDAMPGGGSVQVTVTPEIRRLAGVLMRFSDSGKGIADEDLKRIYEPFFTNGKAKGVGLGLTITRDIVERHHGQLIIQSPPGSGAVVDVWLPVRHEA encoded by the coding sequence ATGGCCTCTTCTCATCGTAGTCGCTCCAAGCTGTCACGGCCGGTTCGGTCTGAGCTCGCCGCCGCTGAGGTCCTTGCCTGGCTGAGCGACTGTATCCACGGAGGCCTCTGTTTCGTCTGCCACGGCCTTCTCATCTTCGAAAATTCTCACTTTTCTGAATTGGTGGAGTCTGCCTCTCCTCAGGTGGGAGCGGAAGAGCATGCCCTGAGGAAGCGCCTGCTGGATGACGCGATTGCCTGGAACCTAGGTGCGCTCGGAACCAGAAAGACGATCGAATATACATTGGAGGCTCAGGATGGCCGGCCGCGCTACTACGCCTGCCGGTTCAATGTGGTGCCCTATCGTGGAGACCGTGGTGTGTTGATGGTGCTGGAGGATGTGACCGAGCGGGTGCTGCTTGCGCAGGACGCGGCGCATGTCGCGCGATTTCAGTCCGCGCTGGCGCGTATCGGTACCCTGGCGGTCAGCGGCGTCTCGGCCCAGGCACTGATGAATGAAGCGGTTCAGGAAACGGCGGTGGCGCTGGAAGTGGAACTCTGCAAGATTCTGGTGCCGCGCGAACTGGACGGCCATCTCTACATCATGGCGGGGATCGGGCTGCAACGCGATCTCATCGGCAAACTCACGATCGAAGGCGGCACCCATTCTCAGGCCGGCTATGCGATCCGGGAACGGATTCCGGTTGTGGTCGACGATTTCCGCCGGGAAACTCGGTTTTCCGCGTCTAAATTGCTTACGGAACATGGTGCGGTCGCGGGCATGTGTGTGCCGATGCTGGTCGAAGACCGGGTGTATGGAGTGATGACTGCCCATTCCAAGCGGGTCCGCACGTTCAACCAAAAGGAACAGGAGTTTCTCTGTACGATGGCGAATACCATCGGCACGGTATTGGAGCGCCGGCGCCATGAAGAGACGCAGATGGATTTTTATCATCGCCTCTTCCTATCCGCGCAGGACGGCGTGATGATGACGGACACGACCGGCACAATCGTGGACTGGAATCCGGCTCTGGAGCGCATGACAGGATGGACGCGCGAGGAGGCGCTGGGCCAGCGCCCGGCGATTCTGAAATCGGGCAAACATCCCCCCGAGTTTTATGAGCGTCTGTGGGCGTCGATCCGTTCGGGGCATCCCTTTGTCGAACGGTTCGTTAATCGACGGAAAGACGGGTCGGAGTTTCTGGTGTGGGAGCGTGTCAGCCCGGTGAAGGCTTCGGATGGGACCACGCAGTACTTCATGGCGATCCTGACCGATCTCAGTGAACGGGAACAAATGCTTGAAGCGTTGCGCCACACCGAGCAGGTGAAGCTGGTCGGCCAACTTGCCGGCGGCATATTACACGAGGTGCGGAATCCGCTCATTGGCCTGGGCAGTCTGGCCACGCATCTGGCCGATCAGGCCTCGCTGCCGCAAGAGGCGCGCGACCGCTGTCGGTTGATCGCCAGAGAGGCCGCGCGAATCGATGAACTCCTGGAATCGCATTTGGGGCAGCTGCGGCCACGCCCTTTCGATATCGCACCCTGTGATCTTGCCTCGGTGCTCGATGATATGTGGACACTCCTTCGACCGAACTTGATGAAGAATCACATTCTGGTCAAGTCTTCGATGGCCCCGGACCTGCCGGCGGTCGATGCGTCGCGAGCGCATATTCTGCAGGTCTGTCTCAATATTGCGATGAATGCGATCGATGCGATGCCGGGCGGCGGGAGCGTGCAGGTGACGGTCACGCCCGAAATCCGGCGTCTCGCAGGAGTGTTGATGCGGTTTTCTGATTCGGGAAAAGGGATTGCCGACGAAGATCTTAAGCGGATCTACGAGCCCTTCTTCACGAACGGCAAAGCCAAGGGGGTCGGGCTCGGGTTGACCATTACCCGCGACATCGTGGAGCGGCACCATGGGCAACTCATCATTCAGAGTCCGCCGGGGAGTGGCGCGGTGGTCGATGTGTGGCTTCCCGTGAGACACGAGGCGTAG